CCTTTTATCAGCACCTTAGCGAGTAAACTGAGCAACACAACACTTTCAAGTACTCTGCAGGCTGATTTTACCCAGCAAGCGATTAAAATCGTCACCAAGGAAATTTATCCTGCTTTTGCTGATATTACTGCCACCATGCGAAGCTTACAAAACCAAGCGCCACTCGAAGAAGGAATATGGGCTCAGCCTAATGGTGAGCAATTTTATCAACATGAAATTTTATACCTCGCAGATTCAACACTCAGTGCAGAAGCGATTCATAATATTGGGCTTGAAGAAGTAAACCGGATCAGTGAAGAAATGGATCGTATTCTGAAGGCACAAGGCATGCTTAAAGGCTCTGTTGGTGAACGAATGGCGCAATTAGGTAATATGCCACAGTTTCTTTATGAAGATTCTGATGCAGGACGTACGCAGTTGCTGGCAGATTTAAACAAAGAGATCGAACGCGTAATGGAAAAAGCGCCCAGCTTATTTGCAACATTACCGAGTTATGACGTGACGGTGAAACGCATTCCTGTTGTATCACAAGATGGCGCGCCCGGAGGATTTTATAATCCACCCGCACTTGATGGATCTCGAGCGGGTGAATTTTCCATAAACCTCAAAGATATGAAAGCACAACCTAGCTTTAGTTTAAAAACCTTAACCTATCACGAGGCAGCACCAGGTCATCATTTTCAAATATCATTAAATATGGAACAAAAAGACATTGGCATTATGCGCCAAAATGGCCAATTCAATGCTTACGTTGAAGGATGGGCTTTGTATAGCGAATTAGTCGCTTATGAAATGGGCATGTACGACAATGATCCGTGGGGAAATTTAGGGCGCTTACAAGCAGAAGTATACCGTGCCGCGCGTTTAGTGGTCGATACAGGCTTACATCATAAACGCTGGCCTCGTCAAAAAGCGATAGACTATTTCCATCAAGCGACGGGCACAGCCATGAGTGACGTTGAAGCAGCTATTGACCGATATATTGCATGGCCCGGTCAAGCACTTGGCTATAAACTGGGCATGCTGAAAATTGTCGAATTAAGATCTCGTGCCCAACAAGCCTTGGGTGAGCGCTTTGATATTAAAAGCTTCCATGATTTAGTTTTACTGCCGGGCGCAAGACCATTGACCCTATTAGAAGAAGATGTCAACCGATGGATAAAACAGCTAAATAAACCACAATAAAAACCTAGGGAGCGCGCAGCTCCCTTATTTTATGGCTCTGGCGTCATCATCACAGGCACAAAAAATTGATGTGGATAAATCGGCATGCCAATTTTGTTAAACCAGTGCTCAGTAATAGCAACGATTTCTCCGTTAAGCATCATTTTATCAAATTCGCGATCCAGCAGCTGACAGATTTCTTGCGTTGCGCAGACAATTTTAGACCCAGAGTAAGTCAGAATATCAAGCGGGTAAAAGTCGACTTGCTGCAAATCATGCGCACTTAA
The genomic region above belongs to Pseudoalteromonas ulvae UL12 and contains:
- a CDS encoding DUF885 domain-containing protein gives rise to the protein MRLFNLPIKIKISLLSASILVAVSGCNHEANESNANRQPTEISRLAIDRSVNQFTQSFMRQQPALATSLGLPTDIAGQYQDSWPDYSPAGMQQLQTSMTDAFKQLSQFDLNTLNEHDRLHLGVNQVIAQYYIGDTQFKGGYIDTWGGHLPYIVSQIAGPLIDIPKVLQDQHVIDNEVDARNYLHRLSAFARLIADVKTKVLADAEQGIILPKVLFPNTLGYLEKFIALAPAEHPFISTLASKLSNTTLSSTLQADFTQQAIKIVTKEIYPAFADITATMRSLQNQAPLEEGIWAQPNGEQFYQHEILYLADSTLSAEAIHNIGLEEVNRISEEMDRILKAQGMLKGSVGERMAQLGNMPQFLYEDSDAGRTQLLADLNKEIERVMEKAPSLFATLPSYDVTVKRIPVVSQDGAPGGFYNPPALDGSRAGEFSINLKDMKAQPSFSLKTLTYHEAAPGHHFQISLNMEQKDIGIMRQNGQFNAYVEGWALYSELVAYEMGMYDNDPWGNLGRLQAEVYRAARLVVDTGLHHKRWPRQKAIDYFHQATGTAMSDVEAAIDRYIAWPGQALGYKLGMLKIVELRSRAQQALGERFDIKSFHDLVLLPGARPLTLLEEDVNRWIKQLNKPQ